A region of Macaca fascicularis isolate 582-1 chromosome Y, T2T-MFA8v1.1 DNA encodes the following proteins:
- the LOC141409524 gene encoding LOW QUALITY PROTEIN: testis-specific Y-encoded protein 2-like (The sequence of the model RefSeq protein was modified relative to this genomic sequence to represent the inferred CDS: deleted 1 base in 1 codon) has product MRPEGPPSHRLGEGQRQGSCGEGPAAQAVVSGSPKGGTVFRMESLQEGEAGAQSEQVALGEEAVLGADDIMAEVEVVAHQEADEKRQEQVQRAQPGPGPMSPESALEELLAVQVELEPVNARARKAFSQQREKMERRRKPHLDRRGAIIQSMPGFWANVIANHPQMSALLTDQDEDMLSYMINLEVKEAKHPVHLCQIMLFFRSNPYFQNKVITKEYLVNVTEYRASHSTPIQWCQDYEVEAYRRRHNNSGLNFFNWFSDHNFAGSNRIAEILCKDLWRNPLQYYRRMKPPEEETEISGNAQMLG; this is encoded by the exons ATGCGCCCTGAGGGCCCGCCGTCCCACCGGCTG GGTGAAGGGCAGCGGCAGGGTTCCTGCGGTGAGGGTCCGGCAGCACAGGCGGTGGTCAGTGGGAGTCCGAAGGGGGGCACCGTCTTCAGGATGGAGTCTCTACAGGAGGGGGAGGCCGGGGCGCAGAGCGAGCAGGTAGCTTTGGGGGAGGAGGCGGTGCTGGGAGCGGATGACATAATggcggaggtggaggtggtggccCACCAGGAAGCCGACGAGAAGCGGCAGGAGCAGGTCCAGCGGGCACAGCCTGGCCCTGGGCCCATGAGCCCAGAGTCTGCACTGGAGGAGCTGCTGGCCGTTCAGGTGGAGCTGGAGCCGGTTAATGCCCGAGCCAGGAAGGCCTTTTCTCAGCAGAGGGAAAAGATGGAGCGGAGGCGCAAGCCCCACCTGGACCGCAGAGGCGCCATCATCCAGAGCATGCCTGGCTTCTGGGCCAATGTT ATTGCAAACCACCCTCAGATGTCGGCCCTGCTCACTGACCAAGATGAAGACATGCTGAGCTACATGATCAACTTGGAG GTGAAAGAAGCGAAGCATCCCGTTCATCTCTGCCAGATCATGTTGTTCTTTCGGAGTAACCCCTACTTCCAGAATAAAGTGATTACCAAGGAATATCTCGTGAACGTCACAG AATACAGGGCTTCTCATTCCACTCCAATTCAGTGGTGTCAGGATTATGAAGTTGAGGCCTATCGCCGCAGACACAACAACAGCGGTCTTAACTTCTTCAACTGGTTTTCTGACCACAACTTCGCAGGATCCAATAGGATTGCTGAG ATCCTATGTAAGGACCTGTGGCGCAATCCCCTGCAATACTACAGGAGGATGAAGCCACCTGAAGAGGAAACAGAGATTTCAG GGAACGCGCAGATGTTGGGTTGA